In Paraburkholderia phenazinium, one DNA window encodes the following:
- a CDS encoding DUF2867 domain-containing protein — MQTTEWSVAPVSVPGDSRVAGIYDAPYLADAFAIRLPEDAIADPELLARFLFAHQPSWVAGLLSVRDALVVRFGIKTAKQLRLSPKPVGDERVDIFRIYERRPHEIILGEDDRHLDFRLSVMREMRTLSTGPRPYLVVSTVVHCHNRLGRTYITLIAPFHRLVVEASLRQAARRGWPTAAPA; from the coding sequence ATGCAAACAACAGAATGGTCGGTCGCGCCAGTGTCGGTTCCTGGCGATTCGCGTGTGGCGGGGATCTACGATGCGCCGTATCTGGCGGATGCTTTCGCCATCCGTTTGCCCGAGGATGCGATCGCGGATCCCGAGTTGCTAGCGCGATTCCTGTTTGCCCATCAACCTTCCTGGGTGGCGGGGCTCCTGTCGGTGCGCGATGCGCTGGTTGTCCGCTTCGGTATCAAGACCGCGAAGCAGTTGCGCTTGTCGCCCAAGCCGGTGGGCGATGAGCGTGTCGATATCTTCAGGATTTATGAGCGGCGTCCGCACGAGATCATTCTGGGCGAGGACGACAGGCATCTCGACTTCCGGCTGTCGGTGATGCGCGAGATGAGGACGCTTTCAACTGGGCCGCGCCCGTATCTGGTTGTCTCAACGGTCGTGCATTGCCATAACCGTCTGGGCCGGACCTACATTACGCTGATCGCACCGTTCCATCGCCTGGTGGTTGAAGCATCGCTGCGGCAAGCCGCGCGTCGCGGATGGCCGACGGCAGCCCCGGCTTGA
- a CDS encoding DUF4148 domain-containing protein translates to MKSLIKAVAIAAVLAAPIVSFAQTNEPVTRAQVRSELIQLEKAGYNPATANDNDYPADLQAAEARVAAQNGTAQADATGYGPGVSGSSQAGQRSETTVSTYSPPVYNAR, encoded by the coding sequence ATGAAATCGCTCATCAAGGCTGTTGCTATTGCTGCTGTTTTGGCTGCCCCGATCGTTTCGTTTGCTCAGACGAATGAACCGGTGACGCGTGCGCAGGTTCGCAGCGAACTGATTCAACTCGAGAAGGCCGGCTACAACCCGGCGACGGCGAACGACAACGACTACCCGGCAGACCTTCAAGCCGCGGAAGCGCGCGTAGCCGCACAAAACGGTACGGCACAAGCGGATGCGACGGGTTATGGTCCGGGCGTCAGCGGTTCGAGTCAGGCGGGACAGCGGAGCGAAACGACCGTTAGCACGTACTCGCCGCCGGTTTATAACGCTCGTTAA
- a CDS encoding alpha/beta hydrolase encodes MTERKPFDAAVRRFLDEQAVATGALPPAMTSEEQVRMARGFMMRALESRVSIAGLPNGVETRDVEIAAGLGARVYVPPGDSASRPVVVYTHGGGWVVGAVATVDPFCRLLSEAAGVIIVSVEYRLAPEHPYPAALDDTLAAFEWVAEHAHEWGGDASRLALGGDSAGANLAAVIANRICSVAPVKEHAQALRALLLLYPVTDHPSADHPSYAENASGFGLEANLMRWFWTQYAPGVSADDPSIAPLRLREVPALPPTLVTTAHYDVLRDEGIAYAEKLKAAGVAVSHLHAPDMGHNFPVTPSQVARFPQGVETLGEIADWLRETLVVRQVR; translated from the coding sequence ATGACAGAGCGTAAGCCGTTTGATGCCGCTGTACGTCGTTTTCTGGATGAGCAGGCTGTCGCCACGGGCGCACTGCCTCCGGCAATGACGAGCGAGGAACAGGTGCGGATGGCGCGCGGTTTCATGATGCGTGCGCTGGAAAGCCGGGTGTCGATCGCCGGGTTGCCCAATGGCGTCGAGACGCGCGATGTGGAGATTGCCGCCGGTCTGGGGGCGCGAGTTTATGTGCCGCCGGGCGACAGCGCTTCTCGGCCCGTGGTGGTGTACACGCATGGCGGCGGGTGGGTGGTCGGGGCGGTGGCGACCGTCGATCCGTTTTGCCGTCTGCTGAGTGAGGCGGCGGGGGTGATCATTGTGTCGGTCGAGTATCGGCTCGCGCCGGAGCATCCCTACCCGGCGGCGCTGGACGATACGCTGGCGGCTTTCGAGTGGGTGGCCGAGCATGCGCATGAGTGGGGTGGCGACGCGTCGCGACTCGCTTTGGGTGGTGACAGTGCCGGTGCGAATCTGGCTGCGGTGATAGCGAACCGGATTTGCTCTGTGGCGCCGGTGAAAGAGCATGCGCAGGCGTTGCGTGCTTTGCTGCTGCTTTATCCCGTCACGGATCATCCGAGTGCGGATCACCCGTCCTATGCGGAGAACGCGAGCGGCTTCGGGCTCGAGGCCAATCTGATGCGCTGGTTCTGGACGCAATATGCGCCCGGCGTTTCGGCGGATGATCCGAGTATCGCGCCGTTGAGGTTGCGCGAAGTGCCTGCGTTACCGCCTACGTTGGTGACCACCGCGCACTACGACGTGTTGCGCGATGAGGGCATCGCCTATGCGGAGAAGTTGAAGGCGGCGGGGGTGGCGGTGAGCCATCTGCATGCGCCGGATATGGGACATAACTTTCCGGTGACGCCGAGCCAGGTCGCACGGTTTCCGCAGGGGGTGGAAACGCTGGGTGAGATTGCGGATTGGTTAAGAGAGACCTTGGTGGTTCGCCAGGTTCGCTAG